Proteins co-encoded in one Planctomycetota bacterium genomic window:
- a CDS encoding polysaccharide biosynthesis/export family protein: MATSRAGVAMLLAAGGVWAACGAGGCSKKSFLDPSVDGSGRWGRTPVSMPILTRIAAIEEEAGDIVEFSDPQPGDLVPLPTQYRLGQGDALRITLYDLIEANRAEVYEVEVDARGVIELPQLGRISVGGKTTEETVGVVQEAMKRFVTNPLASVVAVAQRQQTFNLIGAVDRPGPYFVPRANYRLLEAISAGGRYDNTADYVYVIREVSLTPQGAGDASSPDAPDRPRAAPEDLLKVIDDLAPPAPATPPPSPGAHSAQPAAFIAQPDGTPSNTGRAPVVDLPEEGRTRTAPDQNDATPGTTRWVFLNGKWTQVATQRPQGAAGDSLPEAEQDLVTQRVIRVPIKDLEAGKQSVNIVIRPGDVVRVPTPPFGTIYVGGQIQRPGTYSLPSTGGLTLQRLVHAAGGYAGIAVPSRIDLTRVVGKDREATIMLDGAAIANRTQPDVYLKPNDSVVVGTTFWALPLAIFRNGLRMSYGFGFVLDRNISNDLLGPPPVNQFGQ, translated from the coding sequence GTGGCCACGAGCCGGGCCGGGGTCGCGATGCTGCTCGCCGCGGGCGGCGTGTGGGCCGCGTGCGGCGCTGGCGGGTGTTCGAAAAAGTCGTTCCTCGACCCCAGCGTGGACGGGAGCGGGCGCTGGGGACGCACGCCCGTGTCGATGCCGATCCTCACGCGGATCGCGGCGATCGAGGAGGAGGCCGGCGACATCGTCGAGTTCTCCGACCCGCAGCCGGGCGACCTGGTTCCGCTGCCGACGCAGTACCGCCTCGGGCAGGGCGACGCGCTGCGCATCACCCTGTACGACCTGATCGAGGCCAACCGCGCCGAGGTGTACGAGGTCGAGGTCGACGCGCGCGGCGTGATCGAACTCCCCCAGCTCGGGCGCATCTCCGTCGGCGGGAAGACGACCGAAGAGACCGTCGGCGTGGTGCAGGAGGCGATGAAGCGCTTCGTGACCAACCCGCTCGCGTCGGTCGTCGCCGTCGCCCAGCGCCAGCAGACGTTCAACCTCATCGGCGCGGTGGATCGCCCCGGGCCGTACTTCGTCCCCCGCGCCAACTACCGCCTGCTCGAGGCGATCTCCGCCGGCGGGCGGTACGACAACACCGCCGACTACGTCTACGTGATCCGCGAGGTCAGCCTCACGCCCCAGGGCGCGGGCGACGCGTCGTCGCCCGATGCCCCCGACCGTCCGCGTGCGGCACCGGAAGACCTGCTGAAGGTGATCGACGACCTGGCGCCCCCGGCGCCCGCCACGCCGCCCCCTTCCCCGGGCGCGCACTCGGCGCAGCCGGCGGCGTTCATCGCCCAGCCCGACGGGACGCCTTCGAACACCGGGCGCGCACCCGTCGTGGACCTTCCGGAAGAGGGGCGTACGAGGACGGCGCCCGACCAGAACGATGCGACCCCGGGCACGACCCGCTGGGTGTTCCTGAACGGCAAGTGGACGCAGGTGGCGACCCAGCGTCCGCAGGGTGCGGCGGGCGATTCGCTGCCCGAGGCCGAGCAGGACCTCGTGACGCAGCGCGTGATCCGCGTGCCCATCAAGGACCTCGAGGCCGGCAAGCAGTCGGTGAACATCGTGATCCGCCCGGGCGACGTGGTGCGCGTGCCCACCCCGCCTTTCGGCACGATCTACGTCGGCGGGCAGATCCAGCGTCCGGGCACGTACTCGCTGCCCAGCACGGGCGGGCTGACGCTGCAACGCCTCGTCCACGCGGCGGGCGGCTACGCGGGCATCGCCGTCCCCTCGCGCATCGATCTCACGCGGGTGGTCGGCAAGGACCGGGAAGCCACGATCATGCTCGACGGGGCGGCGATCGCGAACCGGACGCAGCCGGACGTCTATCTGAAGCCGAACGACTCCGTGGTTGTGGGAACGACGTTCTGGGCCCTCCCGCTGGCGATCTTCCGGAACGGGCTGCGGATGAGCTACGGGTTCGGGTTTGTGCTGGACCGCAACATCAGCAACGACCTGCTGGGCCCGCCGCCCGTCAATCAGTTCGGGCAGTAA
- a CDS encoding DUF1559 domain-containing protein, whose product MLVSMAVIAVLISILLPSFAKVNETARRVVCQSNIRQIGLGVLMYADDFRGYLPPSVFISDDPRQRGSDRPHEMVTVRLPTSEDPAAPWDGLGVLFQTGYVSAPKVFYCPSHFGDSPYSEYANLWNEGIGEIVCNYHYRGGGPARPSSGSQMTTKLFMIDPARSALIADGMRVRTDYNHRVGVNFFRADLTVHWFNDSNRALAEDLPEDKNDPEAPRAVDQAWTRFDRVSATGPG is encoded by the coding sequence GTGCTCGTTTCCATGGCGGTGATCGCCGTCCTGATCAGCATCCTGCTCCCGTCGTTCGCCAAGGTGAACGAGACAGCGCGCCGGGTGGTGTGCCAGTCGAACATCCGCCAGATCGGCCTGGGCGTGCTGATGTACGCCGACGACTTCCGCGGGTACCTGCCTCCGAGCGTCTTCATCAGTGATGATCCGCGCCAGCGCGGGTCGGACCGTCCGCACGAGATGGTGACGGTGCGCCTCCCGACGAGCGAGGATCCGGCGGCCCCGTGGGACGGGCTGGGCGTGCTGTTCCAGACGGGGTATGTGAGCGCGCCCAAGGTGTTCTACTGCCCGTCGCACTTCGGCGACAGCCCGTATTCCGAGTACGCGAACCTCTGGAACGAGGGGATCGGCGAGATCGTCTGCAACTACCACTACCGGGGTGGCGGGCCGGCGCGGCCGTCTTCGGGCTCGCAGATGACGACCAAGTTGTTCATGATCGATCCCGCCCGTTCCGCGCTGATCGCGGACGGGATGCGCGTGCGGACCGACTACAACCACCGGGTGGGCGTCAACTTCTTCCGCGCCGATCTGACGGTGCACTGGTTCAACGACTCGAACCGGGCGCTCGCGGAAGATCTGCCCGAGGACAAGAACGATCCCGAGGCGCCGCGCGCGGTCGACCAGGCCTGGACGCGCTTTGACCGGGTGTCTGCCACCGGCCCGGGATGA
- a CDS encoding lipoyl synthase: MSGMPPAPTPGATAPAPRHPRPLGGDPLKTIDPPRLSLSGMVLNNREGPQTLAVKRKPDWLRAKVPGGPGYTRLKSIMTEHRLHTVCEEAGCPNMGECWARGVATIMILGDTCTRACGFCNVKTGRPGTVDKDEPRRVAESLRLMALKHVVITSVNRDELPDGGASIWAETILRTREACPDMSIEVLIPDFEGDAAALQMVIDARPHIINHNLETVRRMYPAVRPSAKFDRSLELLRRVKQAGMVAKTGIMVGIGEHDEEVLALMDEVREGTSAARSGQAERGQAGSGQAAKWQSVKAKSGDETPHAGTPPLSHAATPELRNSCDILTIGQYLQPTRNHLPIDRWVHPDAFAMFKREGLARGFKVVESGPLVRSSYHADHQADVLTEIGARRAPTDVPAS; this comes from the coding sequence ATGTCCGGCATGCCCCCCGCCCCGACGCCCGGCGCCACCGCGCCGGCGCCCCGCCACCCGCGCCCGCTCGGGGGCGATCCGCTCAAGACGATCGATCCGCCGCGCCTGAGCCTCTCGGGGATGGTCCTGAATAACCGCGAGGGCCCGCAGACGCTCGCCGTCAAGCGCAAGCCCGACTGGCTGCGCGCCAAGGTTCCCGGCGGGCCCGGGTACACGCGCCTCAAGTCCATCATGACCGAGCACCGCCTGCACACGGTGTGCGAAGAGGCCGGCTGCCCGAACATGGGCGAGTGCTGGGCGCGGGGCGTCGCGACGATCATGATCCTGGGCGACACGTGCACGCGCGCGTGCGGGTTCTGCAACGTCAAGACGGGGCGCCCCGGCACCGTCGACAAGGACGAGCCCCGGCGCGTCGCCGAGTCGCTGCGCCTCATGGCGCTCAAGCACGTCGTCATCACCAGCGTGAACCGCGACGAACTCCCCGACGGCGGGGCGTCGATCTGGGCCGAGACGATCCTGCGGACGCGCGAGGCCTGCCCGGACATGAGCATCGAGGTGCTGATCCCGGACTTCGAGGGCGACGCCGCGGCCCTCCAGATGGTCATCGACGCCCGCCCGCACATCATCAACCACAACCTCGAGACCGTGCGCCGGATGTACCCGGCGGTGCGCCCCAGCGCGAAGTTCGACCGCTCGCTCGAACTGCTGCGACGCGTGAAGCAGGCCGGCATGGTCGCCAAGACCGGCATCATGGTCGGCATCGGCGAGCATGACGAGGAAGTCCTCGCGCTGATGGACGAGGTGCGCGAGGGCACGAGCGCGGCCAGAAGCGGCCAAGCGGAACGTGGTCAAGCGGGAAGTGGTCAAGCGGCGAAGTGGCAAAGTGTCAAAGCGAAGAGCGGCGATGAAACGCCTCACGCGGGCACTCCGCCGCTCAGCCACGCGGCCACGCCGGAACTTCGGAACTCCTGCGACATCCTCACCATCGGCCAGTACCTCCAGCCGACGCGCAACCACCTGCCCATCGACCGCTGGGTGCACCCCGACGCGTTCGCGATGTTCAAGCGCGAAGGGCTCGCGCGGGGCTTCAAGGTCGTGGAGAGCGGCCCGCTCGTCCGCTCCAGTTATCACGCCGACCACCAGGCCGACGTGCTGACCGAGATCGGGGCGCGGCGAGCACCCACGGACGTGCCAGCGTCGTGA
- a CDS encoding DMT family transporter, whose product MSDGRSHTGPHPDAHTQADAGAPPPSGRLLGVVTIVSTLAGWTSIPLFLRFLTKDVDAWTANGWRYGVSALLWLPVLLLGWRRGTLPKGLWRAAMMPSIWNVPGQVLFGLAPYYVEPGLMTFSMRLQIVFLFTGAALLFPAERRVIRSRWFLIGIAMVLGGTLATVALEPGGLGGGSGVGVAMAIGAGLFYACYALSVRRTMMGIGPLVAFAAVNQLTGVALVALMLAFGHDLKTGAWDAGLSALSLGPGKFWLLVLSAIVGIGLGHTFYFLSIKRLGLAVSTAVVQLQPVTVSLASWAIFAEALTPLQWVTGLLALSGAGVVLVAQHRLAARPPAGAGAAAVQNETGPGRVPGTRDGQS is encoded by the coding sequence ATGTCTGACGGACGTTCGCACACCGGGCCGCACCCGGACGCCCACACGCAAGCCGACGCGGGAGCCCCGCCGCCGTCGGGAAGGCTGCTGGGCGTCGTCACGATCGTCTCGACGCTGGCCGGGTGGACAAGCATCCCGCTGTTCCTGCGGTTTCTGACGAAGGACGTCGACGCGTGGACCGCCAACGGGTGGCGGTACGGGGTGTCGGCGCTGCTGTGGCTTCCGGTGCTGCTGCTGGGGTGGCGGCGGGGAACGCTGCCGAAGGGCCTGTGGCGCGCGGCGATGATGCCGAGCATCTGGAACGTGCCCGGGCAGGTGCTGTTCGGGCTGGCGCCGTACTACGTCGAGCCGGGGCTGATGACGTTCAGCATGCGCCTGCAGATCGTGTTCCTGTTCACGGGTGCGGCGCTGCTGTTTCCGGCCGAGCGCCGGGTGATCCGCTCGCGCTGGTTTCTCATCGGCATTGCGATGGTGCTGGGGGGCACGCTGGCGACGGTGGCGCTGGAGCCGGGCGGGCTGGGGGGCGGGTCGGGCGTCGGCGTGGCGATGGCGATCGGCGCCGGGCTGTTCTACGCGTGCTATGCGCTCAGCGTGCGGCGCACCATGATGGGCATCGGCCCGCTGGTGGCGTTCGCGGCGGTGAACCAGCTCACCGGCGTCGCGCTCGTCGCGCTGATGCTCGCCTTCGGGCACGATCTCAAGACCGGCGCGTGGGACGCGGGGCTGTCGGCGCTGTCGCTGGGGCCCGGGAAGTTCTGGCTGCTCGTGCTGAGCGCGATCGTGGGGATCGGGCTGGGGCACACGTTCTACTTCCTGTCGATCAAGCGCCTGGGGCTGGCGGTGTCGACGGCGGTGGTGCAGCTGCAGCCGGTGACGGTTTCGCTGGCGTCGTGGGCGATCTTCGCCGAGGCGCTCACGCCCTTGCAGTGGGTGACCGGGCTGCTGGCGCTCAGCGGCGCCGGGGTGGTGCTGGTGGCGCAGCACCGATTGGCGGCGCGCCCGCCGGCGGGGGCCGGCGCGGCCGCCGTGCAAAATGAAACAGGTCCCGGGCGCGTGCCCGGGACCCGTGACGGTCAGTCCTGA
- a CDS encoding exosortase/archaeosortase family protein, whose amino-acid sequence MSSASASGRVVGVGAEGQSPWQVLPWRVWTQLGLLLIAFVALFHDWLWTQIQFSKLEIEDWGHAFVVPIISGAMLWQRRAEIARTPIRTFWPGALPLVLGVACYFFFVVGISNHMLQGFAMILSVAGVALLAGGPAMFRHLFLPIAFLVFAVKISPQIMTKVTFPLQLLASDGAYVLLRLIGSPGDWFFADVRGNVLEIEYAGRTIPLNVAEACSGMRMVIAFLALAAAVAIFACRHWWQRIALLLLAVPVALLMNIVRVAVLGLASLWDMNLASGNAHMLIGTLLLVPGMFLFLAVVWALQKVVSDDGEARA is encoded by the coding sequence GTGTCGAGTGCGAGCGCGTCAGGACGGGTCGTGGGTGTCGGCGCGGAGGGGCAATCTCCGTGGCAGGTCCTCCCATGGCGTGTCTGGACCCAACTGGGCCTCCTGCTGATCGCGTTCGTCGCGCTCTTTCATGACTGGCTGTGGACGCAGATCCAGTTCAGCAAGCTCGAGATCGAGGACTGGGGACACGCGTTCGTCGTGCCGATCATCAGCGGGGCGATGCTGTGGCAGCGCCGGGCCGAGATCGCGCGGACGCCGATCCGGACGTTCTGGCCCGGGGCGCTCCCCCTCGTGCTGGGCGTGGCGTGCTACTTCTTCTTCGTCGTGGGGATCTCCAACCACATGCTCCAGGGATTCGCGATGATCCTGTCCGTGGCGGGGGTGGCGCTGCTGGCGGGCGGGCCCGCGATGTTCCGCCACCTGTTCCTGCCCATCGCGTTCCTGGTCTTCGCGGTCAAGATCTCGCCCCAGATCATGACCAAGGTGACGTTCCCGCTGCAGTTGCTCGCGTCCGACGGGGCGTACGTGCTGCTCCGTCTCATCGGGTCGCCGGGCGACTGGTTCTTCGCCGACGTGCGGGGCAACGTGCTCGAGATCGAGTACGCCGGGCGGACGATCCCGCTGAACGTCGCCGAGGCCTGCTCGGGCATGCGGATGGTGATCGCGTTCCTCGCCCTCGCCGCGGCGGTGGCGATCTTCGCCTGCCGCCACTGGTGGCAGCGCATCGCCCTGCTGCTGCTCGCCGTGCCCGTCGCGCTGCTGATGAACATCGTGCGCGTCGCGGTGCTGGGGCTGGCCTCGCTGTGGGACATGAACCTGGCCTCGGGCAACGCCCACATGCTCATCGGCACGCTGCTGCTCGTGCCCGGCATGTTCCTCTTCCTCGCGGTGGTCTGGGCCCTGCAGAAGGTCGTCTCCGACGACGGCGAGGCCCGGGCATGA
- a CDS encoding EVE domain-containing protein, with amino-acid sequence MPTFLLKTEPGEYSYDDLVREKRCAWTGVTNAAARIALRAMKKGDEAFIYHTGEEKAIVGLATVVRGAYEDPDEPGLNGKGEIAAPVVDLAPARRAASPVTLAQMKGDPRFAAFALVRQGRLSAMPVPPELDAVIRSLAGLEAARGAARH; translated from the coding sequence GTGCCCACCTTCCTGCTCAAGACCGAGCCCGGCGAGTATTCGTACGACGACCTCGTGCGAGAGAAGCGCTGCGCGTGGACGGGCGTTACCAACGCCGCGGCCCGCATCGCGCTGCGCGCCATGAAGAAGGGCGACGAGGCGTTCATCTACCACACGGGGGAGGAGAAGGCGATCGTCGGGCTCGCGACCGTCGTGCGCGGGGCGTACGAAGATCCGGACGAGCCGGGCCTCAACGGCAAGGGCGAGATCGCCGCGCCCGTGGTCGACCTCGCCCCCGCCCGGCGGGCGGCTTCGCCCGTCACGCTCGCGCAGATGAAGGGCGACCCGCGGTTCGCGGCGTTTGCGCTGGTGCGCCAGGGGCGTCTGAGCGCGATGCCCGTGCCCCCGGAACTCGACGCGGTGATTCGCTCGCTCGCGGGGCTGGAAGCCGCTCGCGGGGCAGCGCGCCACTAG
- a CDS encoding HD domain-containing protein translates to MKPALVSEMVSALEAKDFSTAAHTWRVVLYTRALADDAGLDHDQVDRLSYAAALHDIGKIDIPDEILRKPGPLTGEEFALMRTHAARGHERLVAMGETDPVLLQLVRHHHERIDGRGYPDGLSGDGVPLAAAFFAVIDSFDAMTSVRPYRSAVGPEAARLAVRELHEHAGSRYLAEAVKRFSRLHDAGHLTWIMEYYNDTCAVPAYDDIARLREITPLGGGRPR, encoded by the coding sequence GTGAAACCCGCACTCGTGAGCGAGATGGTGAGCGCGCTGGAGGCGAAGGACTTCTCCACCGCCGCGCACACGTGGCGCGTGGTGCTGTACACCCGTGCGCTGGCGGATGACGCGGGTCTGGACCACGACCAGGTGGACCGCCTGTCGTACGCCGCGGCGTTGCACGACATCGGCAAGATCGACATCCCCGACGAGATCCTCCGCAAGCCCGGCCCGCTGACGGGCGAGGAGTTCGCGCTCATGCGCACCCACGCCGCACGCGGGCACGAGCGGCTCGTGGCGATGGGCGAGACCGATCCGGTGCTGCTGCAACTGGTCCGCCATCATCACGAGCGGATCGACGGGCGGGGGTATCCGGACGGGTTGTCGGGCGACGGGGTTCCGCTCGCAGCGGCGTTCTTCGCGGTGATCGACTCGTTCGACGCGATGACGAGCGTGCGCCCGTACCGCTCGGCGGTTGGCCCGGAGGCCGCCCGCCTGGCGGTGCGCGAGCTGCACGAGCACGCCGGGTCGCGATACCTGGCAGAGGCGGTAAAGCGGTTCTCCCGCCTGCACGACGCCGGGCACCTGACGTGGATCATGGAATATTACAACGACACCTGCGCCGTGCCGGCGTACGACGACATCGCCCGCCTGCGGGAGATCACGCCCCTGGGGGGCGGGCGCCCGCGCTAG
- a CDS encoding sigma-70 family RNA polymerase sigma factor, whose protein sequence is MEARQGQPGDGESPEHAGADTVLMRAVASNDEAAIAELYDRFGSLVFRMAIQALPSRMEAEDAVQEVFVRLWRTAGRYDESRSALVTWVMLIARRHLVDKLRRSRARVRATSLDQPQIPAAEATKSPSKIDQDERLQSLMKRIDALPELQRTVVTRAYLGGQTLRQIGEELNTPLGTIKSALSRALVRLRERSGEEFAA, encoded by the coding sequence ATGGAGGCACGCCAAGGTCAGCCCGGAGATGGCGAGAGCCCGGAGCACGCCGGCGCAGACACTGTGCTGATGCGCGCTGTCGCCTCGAACGACGAGGCCGCCATCGCCGAGCTCTACGACCGCTTCGGCTCCCTCGTCTTTCGCATGGCCATTCAGGCCCTGCCGAGCCGCATGGAAGCCGAAGACGCCGTGCAGGAGGTCTTTGTTCGGCTCTGGCGCACCGCGGGCCGGTACGACGAGTCCCGATCGGCGCTCGTGACGTGGGTGATGCTCATCGCCCGCAGGCACCTGGTCGACAAGCTCCGTCGCTCGCGGGCCCGGGTCCGGGCGACCAGCCTCGACCAGCCGCAGATTCCCGCGGCGGAAGCGACGAAATCTCCGAGCAAAATCGATCAGGACGAGCGTCTGCAGAGCCTGATGAAGCGTATCGACGCGCTCCCCGAACTGCAGCGGACGGTCGTCACAAGGGCATACCTGGGCGGGCAGACGCTGCGGCAGATCGGGGAAGAACTCAACACACCGCTCGGGACGATCAAGTCCGCCCTGAGCAGAGCACTAGTCCGGTTGCGGGAACGGTCGGGGGAGGAGTTCGCGGCATGA
- a CDS encoding peptidylprolyl isomerase — protein sequence MRLAKVLGSIACVCVASACVRAQLTPDRTYYGVGRPIPMQVHIPEGLAGSEAYVELHDARSVHRDPADVVERPAPVRSAVEAGPVNLAVLFPSIWGDPGAPVRYAQLVVGDVPVGSSVVVAPMRSPRRAMLYSRADGKAYYVDPVTGRETFEPRAGEIVYTPDPPAFTGVCAWVDRHVVFETSLGTIEFRLRPDEAPNTVQNFMRLVEGGFYTDVVFHRVVPRTRTGEPFVVQVGDPTGEGSGTPGYAIDLEASGLRHEFGVLSMARDADPNTNGSQVFVCLSRAGTARLDGQYTAFGRAVWGADTILALAATPVKGDRPIDPPVLRGARLIDAPPIGRLPAWAERPADAPEAR from the coding sequence ATGAGACTGGCCAAGGTGCTCGGGTCGATCGCGTGCGTGTGCGTCGCGTCGGCGTGCGTCCGTGCGCAGCTCACGCCGGATCGCACGTACTACGGCGTTGGGCGGCCGATCCCCATGCAGGTGCACATCCCCGAGGGGCTGGCGGGGTCTGAGGCGTACGTCGAGCTGCACGATGCGCGGAGCGTGCACCGCGATCCGGCGGACGTGGTGGAGCGGCCCGCGCCGGTGCGCAGCGCGGTGGAGGCGGGCCCGGTGAACCTGGCGGTGCTGTTCCCGTCGATCTGGGGCGACCCGGGCGCGCCGGTGCGGTATGCGCAGTTGGTGGTGGGGGACGTGCCGGTGGGGTCGTCGGTGGTGGTGGCGCCGATGCGCAGCCCGAGGCGCGCGATGCTGTACAGCCGCGCGGATGGGAAGGCGTACTACGTGGACCCGGTGACGGGGCGCGAGACGTTCGAGCCGCGGGCGGGGGAGATCGTGTACACGCCCGACCCGCCGGCGTTCACGGGCGTGTGCGCGTGGGTGGATCGGCACGTGGTGTTCGAGACATCGCTGGGAACGATCGAGTTCCGGCTGCGTCCCGACGAAGCGCCGAACACGGTGCAGAACTTCATGCGCCTGGTGGAGGGCGGGTTCTACACCGACGTGGTCTTTCATCGCGTGGTGCCGCGGACGCGGACGGGCGAGCCGTTCGTCGTGCAGGTGGGCGATCCGACGGGCGAGGGCTCGGGGACGCCCGGGTACGCGATCGACCTGGAGGCGTCGGGGCTGCGTCACGAGTTCGGGGTGCTGTCGATGGCGCGTGACGCGGACCCGAACACGAACGGGTCGCAGGTGTTCGTGTGCCTGAGCCGCGCGGGCACGGCGAGGCTGGACGGGCAGTACACGGCGTTCGGGCGGGCGGTGTGGGGAGCGGACACGATCCTGGCGCTGGCGGCGACGCCCGTGAAGGGCGATCGGCCGATCGACCCGCCGGTGCTGCGGGGCGCGCGGCTGATCGACGCGCCGCCGATCGGGCGGCTGCCGGCGTGGGCGGAGCGCCCCGCGGACGCGCCCGAGGCGCGGTGA
- a CDS encoding DUF6268 family outer membrane beta-barrel protein, whose protein sequence is MLRRAAALVFLAALPPAALAQLGPPVPEQPADTGGAPARASDARASDDPAPQDASPRPDIQATLKLDVEHDFSADFDEAPGSVDVTRLRADMEVAIPLEGGRAFTISLTNEYSAYSFDDATGFVSGVSEPWDDVLDHQIALGYRTRLGERWGLFVGGSAQASYEIGATFGDSLTYAVRGGLSYAVNERTRVGLGVAVVSRLEDSAFVIPFPIIEWQFADRWTLRTTGASRGALLSLAFQATDNLELSLGAGIRGREFRLEDDGPVPDGVGSELGVPVLVAARWNITPQITLVAEAGAFVYRNYTLDDANGNELADIDTDIAPAARVGVSFNF, encoded by the coding sequence ATGCTTCGTCGTGCCGCCGCGCTCGTGTTCCTCGCCGCACTCCCACCGGCGGCCCTCGCGCAGCTCGGGCCGCCCGTTCCTGAACAGCCCGCCGACACCGGCGGCGCCCCCGCCCGCGCCTCCGACGCCCGCGCGTCCGACGACCCGGCCCCGCAGGACGCCTCCCCGCGCCCCGACATCCAGGCCACCCTTAAGCTCGACGTCGAGCACGACTTCTCCGCCGACTTCGACGAGGCCCCGGGCAGCGTCGACGTCACACGCCTCCGCGCCGACATGGAGGTCGCGATCCCGCTCGAGGGCGGACGCGCGTTCACGATCTCGCTCACGAACGAGTACTCCGCGTACTCGTTCGACGACGCCACGGGCTTCGTCTCGGGCGTCAGCGAGCCCTGGGACGACGTGCTCGACCACCAGATCGCGCTGGGGTATCGCACGCGCCTGGGCGAACGCTGGGGCCTGTTCGTCGGCGGGAGCGCCCAGGCGTCGTACGAGATCGGCGCCACCTTCGGCGATTCGCTCACCTACGCCGTCCGCGGCGGGCTGTCGTACGCCGTCAACGAACGCACCCGCGTCGGGCTCGGCGTCGCGGTCGTGTCGCGCCTCGAGGACAGCGCGTTCGTCATCCCGTTCCCCATCATCGAGTGGCAGTTCGCCGATCGCTGGACCCTGCGCACCACCGGGGCCTCGCGCGGCGCGCTGCTGTCACTCGCGTTCCAGGCCACCGACAACCTTGAACTCTCCCTGGGCGCGGGCATCCGCGGGCGCGAGTTCCGCCTCGAGGACGACGGCCCCGTGCCCGACGGCGTCGGCAGCGAGCTGGGCGTGCCCGTGCTCGTCGCCGCCCGCTGGAACATCACGCCGCAGATCACCCTCGTCGCCGAGGCCGGCGCGTTCGTCTACCGCAACTACACCCTCGACGACGCCAACGGCAACGAACTCGCCGACATCGACACCGACATCGCGCCCGCCGCCCGCGTCGGCGTGTCGTTCAACTTCTGA